TAAAAACTATAAAGAAGCAGCCTCAGAACTTCTTTATATGAATAATATTTGGAAATTAGAAGAACCAATAGTTACTCTTAATTTGGCACATGCTTATTTTGAGCAGCAAGATACGTCTGCCATTTCTTCAGCTCTGACCTATTATTCACAAGCTGTAAATAGCAAGAATGATAAAGTACGCAGCATTGCAAACCTTCAAGTAGGAATTTTGAAGGCAAAACGTGCAGGTTCGGAAAAAACTAAACCAAAAGACAAAAAGAAAATTTATGAAGATGCTTTAGTTAATTTTAAAAATGCTCTTCGTGCTGATGAGTATAATGAAGAAGCTCGTTTTGATTATGAACTCTTGAAACGTCTTTTAGAAATTGAAATGCAAAAACAAGAGCAAGAGCAAAAGGATAAAAGTGAAGACCAAAAAGAAGAACAAGAACAGCAAGAACAAGACGAACAAAAAAGTGAGGAAGACCAAAATCAGGATGAGCAAGACGGACAAGAAAACAAAGAGCAAGACCAAAGTAAAGAAGAAAAAGATGCTCAAAAACAAGCTCAACAACAAAAGTCTGCTGCCGATAAACTGAAAGATATGGATATTTCACAAGAAAAAGCTGAACAGATTTTGGATGCTATGAAGCAAAATGAAGCACAATATTTACAACAACAACAACGCAAAGGCAAGAAACCACGTAAAACAGGAAAGCCAGACTGGTAAAGATTAATTGTCGTTGGTGAAACATCAATAATGGCAGAAATCGAATACCCAAAAACGGTAAGATGTCTATCATAAAAATAAAAATATAGCCGTTGCTTGTGAGGACACAAGCAACATAATACATACCATGCAATACAAAGATTATTATAAAATTCTTGGTCTTCGAAAAAATGCAAGTGCCGAAGAAATAAAAAAAAAATATAGAGAACTTGCTAAAAAATATCATCCTGATCGTAATCCAAATGATATTTTGGCTGAAAAAAGATTTAAAGATCTCAATGAAGCTCATGATATTTTGAGTGACCCAACAAAAAGGGCGCAATATGATTTGATGGGCAAAAATTGGGGAAGCTATAGCAAATTTGCTGATAAAGCAAAAAGTGCATACCAAAAAACACAAGAAAAAGACTTTGAGTTTAAAGACCTTTTCACAAGAGAGCGCATGAGTGAAGCTTTCAAAAATGTGGTTGATTTGGGAAGAGAAACTATCTTTAAAAACGAAAAAGAGACAACAGGAATAAAAAGAAAACCCAAAGAAAAAGAAATCAAAACAAGTATTTCTTTAGAGGAAGCATACGCAGGAACTACACGAGTAATTACAGTAAATAAAAATCGTATTCGCTTAAAACTAAAAGAAGGAATTGCTGATGGTCAGAAACTAAAACTAGGAGCAAAGGGGGAAAAAGATGAAGATATTGTAGTAGTTGTTGAGATAGATGAAAATAAAGATTTTACAAGAGAAGAAAACGATTTGCACACAACAGCAAAAGTTTCTTTGTATGAGGCTATGTTGGGAGGAAAGATTTCTGTTCCGACAATGAAAGGCAAAATCTTATTTCCTA
This is a stretch of genomic DNA from Bernardetia sp. MNP-M8. It encodes these proteins:
- a CDS encoding DnaJ C-terminal domain-containing protein; amino-acid sequence: MQYKDYYKILGLRKNASAEEIKKKYRELAKKYHPDRNPNDILAEKRFKDLNEAHDILSDPTKRAQYDLMGKNWGSYSKFADKAKSAYQKTQEKDFEFKDLFTRERMSEAFKNVVDLGRETIFKNEKETTGIKRKPKEKEIKTSISLEEAYAGTTRVITVNKNRIRLKLKEGIADGQKLKLGAKGEKDEDIVVVVEIDENKDFTREENDLHTTAKVSLYEAMLGGKISVPTMKGKILFPIAAETANGKVFRIKGKGMPVYNQAGQFGDLYIKIEVELPQNLSPREKELFQELSKL